The nucleotide sequence tttcattcctgtagtctttatactatataggggtattttttttatttagccattagattagctttatggatagaatttcaaactcctgtgttTCCAGGGACCGGCACACATCCCCACGtcatcgaaaatcgcatgtttgagttattgcgggtatttttatatagaaattaaaggaaaatgctatGGACTTCCTTCAATGCTCGAGTAATctccagttttcgagaaatcgccagctcgagttattgcaattctactgtattgTTTTTGCTGTTTAAACTGCTGTTTACCCGGCAATTTCAGACGATGTTGATTATAATAATGAGCTGCCACCTGAGCTGCCAATCAGATCCATTCCCACAATCAAACCCGATTCACCGGAACACAAAGATTCGACAAATAAAGGCAAGCCACATGGCGATCAAGCATATAAGGATCTGATACATTCAGATTTGAAACATAAACGTTTGCAAAGTATATGATGTTTCTAGATGTTTTTACCTTGATAATTTTATAACGATATGTTTACTACCTGCTGGatagatatatatttttcttatataaaattTTCTTCAAACGCTTCTTTGTGATGGATACTTTGCCTGGtaaaatttattgtatttattttatttgatgtacacatgttttcaacaaaaccatGAACGTTTCTCGCTTagtattttggaaaataaaaacaACGTTAACATGGCTGACTACACTTTACGCGAGGATCGAAAGATCCTTGTAACAAACAGGCACACATTCATTACAAGATTCTCCATCATGATATCTAACAGGGATTTTCTTCATTTGTTATCAGCTGCCCCACCAAAGTACTTTGCTATATGTTTTACATAAGTGTCTCACATCAATTTATTCTCAATTTCAGCAAAAATGGATTACAAACCCGCGCATGCTAAGAAACATGCAAATCCACTTGCAGTGAGGACGCCTCTGGCGCTTGATGTAGATTTCAGTGATGAGAAAATTCCGGCACTTCCTGCTCGCAGGCGTCTGTCGCAGCCGACCATTATGCCTTTTGGTAAACAAGGTGTGATATCCAAAACGGTTATCATTTAGATATAGTTGAGACTGAAATAATTTGTATTCACCTACAATACTCTTTTGTGTATTTTGTATGCATTTTGCAATTAAGTTAAACGCCACAATTGCCagagttttatttatatttaaagcttATGCCTTATGTGTTCATGTTTAAATAAACCTATAAATGTAAGTTGTTATGGCATGCTATAGCAGCATGTGCACGGCATATTGCCATTTTAGGCAATAAAGTAAATCCATTAAAAGATGCTTCGTCCTTTTAAAGGTTAATATTTCGAATAAGGATGCGAAAATACGAACTCTCAACTTATTCGTTTCCCTTATATTTGGTGGTTGGGAAAGCTTTTCGCTATAACATAGTATTTCCCACGTAcgtgtttgttaataaattgtcATAACGTTTGACGCGTGGACTAAAACACATTACCAAGTTTTGCCGACACGCATTTAACGCATAATGCGATACTTTCCATCTATTTGAACTTTTTAAAGATATCCATTATACAAGTTTGATTTAATGAAATAAACGATTCTAACGTTTTGCTGTTAAATGTTAATTCTTATCAATAGCTATGGCCAATCACATATCATGTTGTGTGAAAATTGCTTTGCCAGATTCAATTTGTTCGTGGAATgacgatataattatggtatgtaaataatagattcttaatttgGTTTCAACAATAAcgtgatatatattatttttggttAATTGAACAAGAAATACTCCCCCATATTGACCAATTTATAAAGCATGCGCGCAATGATTCCCGATACTATTAATACTAGAATCAGAtaacaatgtccgacaaaccGCTATCTCAGGTCTGTTCAAACAACGCGCGTTAATAATGTACGCATAATGCGgatgtggccggttgacttataTGCTTTCCTTTTATGCCCATTCTTATTTTGATTCTATGTTCTGTATTTCTATAGTAATATGATCATAAATATCTAATTTTgagaaataagccacgaaatctgacCTTACAACTGTAATCGATTTGAAAGTGGTGCAGCTAATAACTGCGCATAAAAATACATTCTcaatctttgatctcattgataTAACGCTTTTTCTTAACCAACACATACCACAATCAGCGTTTCGTTTATTTAACGTTTTGTTTATTGGAAAAAACGGCAAAAGCATTGCCTTGGGCCATTTACAAAAATTATAAAGATTATGGCCAAGACACACAGACAAGTAtcatatatatacacacagtcATTCATACATAAACCCGCatattatatgactatttttataatatatacatcaaATAAGTATATTCAGAGTTCACACAACAAACAATGCATCACGTAAAATCATAGCATTATGAAAATATTTAGCAACGCTTTTGATTTTTCGTTTAGACCTAGATgacatgaaattaacaaacaTATTCATAGACGGTCAGGAAGTATTTACTAGGTATTTTTTATAATGTCAGTAAAAGCAGCACAACATAACAAGAAATGGTATTCAGATTCAATAGTGTTTAATGAACATAAACTCCACGCTACTGCGATCTACATTTCTTTATCTACCCGTTTCAATTTCTAGATTATGAGAGCTCAGACGTACATATAGTCTTGTAAGGGATATTCTTTAATTTTTCATGTGATACATAGTCTAAATAGTCCCCATATTCAAAAGTACTTTTAAATTTACAGTAGTAAGATAACTTAGGCATATTTGATATGGATTCTAAACATGTTTGTTGGAATTGGTCACGGATCCGTTGTTTCCAATccacgccgtatatcttttttgaaaatagttctTGTTTAATATAACACCCACTGAACATATAAACACCAGTTAGTTGTATGTCTTTTATGCAGATACGTCATGTAAGTTAAAAGTCGCAACCATCATGTAATTGAATTTGTTGCCTTCTGTATATTGCACAATTTTATGCGCCATACTTGTACAACTTTTTCAGCGTCGGAAGCGTTTGTCAACACGTCAGTTGGCCAGGTCGCAGTTCGTCCTTTTACGTGGAAGAATGCGGATCCGACCGAAAATGACGTTAATGTACACGCCAATACAAACGAATCCGTTGGTACAGAAGAATGCATGTTGCCGGTGGCCCATGATGACTTAACGTATGTTGTACGATTACTGAATATTGGACTGTTTAACCGTTTGTGATCGACGATGTTTAGGATGATCTTAGCATTATcttaattttaaagaaacataattatGATAACAACAACAGTAAGTATATGAATGCTATTTTTTGCTGCTGCGGCTGCTGGTGTggataacaaataataataacaagaagaAGCAGACGATGATACTGAAGAGAAtgttgatgatgctgctgctgatgatgatgatggtgatgttgatgatgctgctgctgctgatgatggtgatggtgatgatgatgatgatgatgatgatgatgatgatgatgatgatgatgatgatgatgatgatgatggtgatggtgatgatgatgatgatgatgatgatgatgatgatgatgatgatgatgatgatgatgatgatgatgatgatgataatgatgatgatgatgatgatgatgatgatgatgatgatgatgatgatgatggttatggtgGTGATAGTTTGACGATTCTGATGAAGAAGATTCTTTAGCTGTAAGTGAGAATAATAAGGATAATTTTGTTCTTTCTCAAATTTTTAAGATCTGTCGCGAATGGAAAAACAAACGATAGAAGAATAATTTCCAATAATGATGGTGACATAAATAAAgatcaaaatataaaatctatcaACATCGAGAGAATGGAGGACCTGACAATAAATGAAATTGGCGACATTTTAAGGCTTTTAAAGCTTGAAGAATACGTAGAAATTTTCAAAGAAAATCATGTGGATGGAGCCATCTTGACAAGTCTCGAACGTGATGATTTGGTGAATGAGTTGGGGATGAAGAAACTTCCGGCAACGAGACTTTTTATGTACATGACTGCAAGCCACATCTCGAAGTGATGCCGTACATAGCCCTCTCGAAAAAATGCGTTAAACATTGTGTGAACTGCAAATATTTATGAGTGTTTTACTTTGATCGTTTTGGCTTCGGGTAATCTTAATGAGAATTAACTTGTAGCATGAACTATTACACACgagtatgtatatttataaacaattattgtaGCAAATGGCATATTGGTTTCATCAAATTTAAATCAATATCCGTCTAATTGCGTAAACTATTCAAAGCGCGTGTTAATCTTTGTTTTTAATCACGTTTTCCTTCGCGAATATCGTTTGAACTTGATTGGATTGCATTCATTTGTCGACCACGAACTGAAATTTCACTTGTGTTACGCTCTTAACGAAATTCAATGTGAAGTAAATATCGAATTTCATTTCGTTTATGGCATGCTTAGTAAATATCGACTTTTATTTCGTTAATAGGATGCTTAGTAAATATCGACTTTTATTTCGTTAATAGGATGCTTTGATTTTTGTAAGATGTAATCCTTGTTTTTCGATTCGCGACATGTTCTTAATATATAGATATTATCTGCGTGTTTAACCATTGATACCACACAAACACTATTGTTTATGTATGCGGACCCAATAACATTGTGTATACGCCTGATCTATTACATTTTGGAAGATGGTCTTCCTATTTATTGCTTAAACCAAAAAACGTTTGGCGCCATCAGCTATTAGCACGGTTCCATTCAGGgataataaatgtttcattttgatTTAAATAAGCTTAATAAATCAAGCCACGTGCTTGATTACTTAAAATCTCGGATACGTTGGTTAAGTTCAAGTTTGCTTTTGATTGTATTGAGTACCCTGACGAACCTTCACCAttcttatacatgtttatttaatgtatcAATTGTAGCTCTTGCTTGTTGTTTATTTCCCTTAATGAATTGTTACATATAGCGATacataatgaaatgaaaacacctACCGTTCAGTATTTGCGACATTACACACAATCATGTGACCAAATAATAAACTAAAACCAGCAAAATAACTGCTCATTAAGTATAGGTTTTCCTTGAGACTATTTGAAACGTATATATAATACAATCTAcaattattatttgtatgtcaCTTGTGTAATGTGTCCAGTACTCCCAGAAATAGTATCATAGAGATGATATTGTAACTATGTATGATTTATATGAacacattaaatattattgagtttagtgaatatttgtaagaaaaacaggtaactaattcatatttaaaaattcGTCATGTAAAACTTCACGACTATTTTCAAtcatatacatatgtacatatcaCAGAGGTATTCATGCTAATAATATACTTAAGGTGTATATGTTCTCATTTGTAAAATGTGCTGCATATCAAGTGGTAAGAGGTatagcataaataaatacaatcaataaGTTATGTTCACACgtataaacaacataataaataaatgaggCAAACATGACCGTGCGTTAATCGAtgtttaatgctttataattaCTACGTCTGTTCtacattttatattctatgtaCGTGATCTAGCTGTTGTAGCAGAATTTCACGGAAATAAGCATAAACATAAAAAAGATATGAATCGTTTTGCTTTTGTATCGATTTGTGGTTTGTACCATTATTCCAATACGAAACGTTTTTGTGTTTTGAGCCTCCATCTTTAGTttattttgtacaattttattttatgatttgatGATTTGATAACAAATTGGGCAAATGTGAATTTTGCAATATGTGAATAAGTCCCTTTTACTAAAAAAATGAGTAGGATCTGAAAAAGTTTGAACCTTTAGATCACTGCTATCTAGAGTTCGATGTGATACATGGAAGCCATTGATGCAACGCATCAAAGGCTTTTAATAGTTTGTGAAACAGGTAAACAGGTAAACGTTAGAGATGATggtgttttcaaacaaattgttaaataatagtaataaatattgtgtttgcaTTCAAGCATGActtaaacatataaattaaaGTAGAGATTAAAATTGTGACGATCATCGAACATTTAAACTAATATTAGCTGTCTTCCAACCAACTTCAGTACCTTACGTTATCAACCCAGATCAGTGTTTGTCTTCagcaaattattaaatacatatatttgactttataaaacaACTGACGCACGTGACTAGGTAAAAGTGCATAACTGCAGAAGTATCTTAAAATAATGGGCGTTCATTTGACCTTATTGTATTTGATCACAGTCTAACTGAAATCAAAAGtggaattaattgttaaaaacaacacaCTGAATAAAGAAAATAACTGAAATATGTGGAAACGAACACGCAGATTATGCAGATTtaataatcaacaaatgaatggtttcatgaaaacattgttttatttattacttagAAGTACAAATAAGttaattacaaaaaaatccaTACTATACAAACATTGCGATTTCAAGTTATAGTTAGATGttatattgtttctttatttcgATGATTGATAACTGTTAACAATTGTCAGCAATTTGGTCATAGAATGCTAAAAAACAATCGACAATTTTCATGCCGTACAATTTGCAAAGAGTTAACAAGGTTGGATTCtggtatttgtaaaaaaaaaacaacagtaccTTTTACAACTTCTTTCAAAATAATCAGAACATGGAAATAATAAGTGGTACtcttatatttttatgtcccccacccactatagtgggggacatattgtttttgccctgtctgttggttgattagtttgcgccaactttaacatttgcaataacttttgcaatattgaagatagcaacttgatatttggcatgcatatgtatctcatggagctgcacattttgagtggtgaaaggtcaatgtcatcctttaaggtcagaggtcaaatatatgtggccaaaatcgctaattttataaatacttttgcaatattgaagatagcaacttgatatttggcatgcatgtgtatctcatggagccgcacattttgagtggtaaaaggtcaaggtcaaggtcatccttcaaggtcaaaggtaaaaaaagcggcgcagaaggggacatagtgtttctgacaaacacatttcttgttgtatttGAATTTAATATGTTCTAGTTTATCTAGAACATCTTGGCCATTTAGACAATATACAGCTCTGGTAATTTCACTGTCAGGAGGGGGCACGCTTATACGGGAGCtaaccgcgtttaagtgagaaaattgttgcaaaacttcaaagatggcgtcgtttaagtgttttttgtgaaggagtagcggatattttcacccggtaagccagtttatatttatatttcttctaaatgaataagccctttcggctctacgatgtttgtgctcccctcggttttttgtttcaattccgtagacgtcggaataaaaaaagttattgaagcaaaaccgtcgacaaatttgttgtttaatttcttgaccttcgagatgttggatgttcgaatatcattttctctcataataaacagtatttgtgcatgtttacagtaaaatataacataaataacgattattttattatcccgacgcgtttttatgtctattgattcatttaatgccgaattataacgggttaacccccat is from Dreissena polymorpha isolate Duluth1 chromosome 14, UMN_Dpol_1.0, whole genome shotgun sequence and encodes:
- the LOC127858008 gene encoding uncharacterized protein LOC127858008, with the translated sequence MEAKMDYKPAHAKKHANPLAVRTPLALDVDFSDEKIPALPARRRLSQPTIMPFGKQASEAFVNTSVGQVAVRPFTWKNADPTENDVNVHANTNESVGTEECMLPVAHDDLTSVANGKTNDRRIISNNDGDINKDQNIKSINIERMEDLTINEIGDILRLLKLEEYVEIFKENHVDGAILTSLERDDLVNELGMKKLPATRLFMYMTASHISK